The Ruminococcus bovis genome includes a region encoding these proteins:
- the mgsA gene encoding methylglyoxal synthase: MNIALIAHDEKKELMVQFCIAYCGILSRNIICATGTTGKLVEEATGLEVQKFLGGSQGGDQQIAARIACNEIDMLLFFRDPLNPKLSEPNDMNLLRLCDMHNIPVATNIATAEVLIHGLERGDLDWRNIVK; encoded by the coding sequence ATGAATATTGCACTTATTGCTCATGATGAAAAGAAAGAACTTATGGTTCAGTTTTGTATTGCTTATTGTGGTATTCTTAGCAGAAATATTATTTGTGCTACAGGTACAACAGGTAAACTTGTTGAAGAAGCAACAGGTCTAGAGGTACAGAAGTTCCTTGGTGGTAGCCAAGGTGGTGACCAGCAGATTGCTGCAAGAATAGCTTGTAACGAAATTGATATGCTACTATTTTTCAGAGACCCACTAAATCCAAAGCTATCAGAACCAAATGATATGAACCTTCTAAGACTTTGTGATATGCACAACATTCCTGTTGCTACAAATATTGCTACAGCAGAAGTTCTTATTCATGGTCTTGAAAGAGGCGACCTTGATTGGAGAAATATTGTTAAATAA
- a CDS encoding peptidoglycan D,D-transpeptidase FtsI family protein: protein MENKLNRRGILVLVIAIVIFVGFMVRLFFWQVVDGEKYKEIAKNNSTYSLTSNRTRGEILTSDGKPLATNKTVYNVVLKKGYIDDNKLNDTIIKVLDLLKTRNEKWIDNLPISYKNNSYNFKNDDNSKKNLSYLKSKEFLGYLDIDKDDSADNFIEKLADRYDCKNIKNEEEKRNVISVRFNMEKSNFSTTNDYVLAENISNDMMQIVSENTQSMSGVEVDTEVERVYKNGTLAPHIVGTVGKINEEEYNENKGYELNDLIGKFGIEKAFESELRGEVGKAYVEKNSKGNVIGTVETENAKPGNTVWLTIDSGLQKVALESLEYNINQCHSLVANDCVAGGVVMLNVKDFSVLAAASFPTYDISKYSDYDYYTSLSNDETTPLYSRTFDGAFAPGSVFKPCVALAGLEEGKITKDSVITCTQDYDYYPTDIVKCMGYHGDTSLNKALAVSCNYYFAEVGRRLGINTIYSYAEKFGLGLPTGVEINESTGILAGRDSKSWTAGNTVQAAIGQSDNAFTPAQLATYVATIANNGTRLQTHLMKKITSYDRKKTIKENNESNVEVKSTLKVNEENLKAVQKGMWSVCNESDGTAYDVFSNYGVTVAGKTGTAENSGTDHTVFMCYAPYEKPEVAIAVVVEHGSMKKYSTDVAKALLDKYFYNKDYTPSEE, encoded by the coding sequence GTGGAAAACAAATTGAACCGTAGAGGTATCCTTGTACTTGTAATTGCAATAGTTATTTTTGTCGGTTTTATGGTAAGACTTTTCTTTTGGCAAGTTGTAGATGGTGAGAAGTATAAAGAAATTGCAAAGAACAACTCCACATATTCATTGACTTCTAACAGAACAAGAGGAGAAATTCTGACAAGTGACGGTAAACCACTTGCCACAAACAAAACTGTATATAATGTGGTACTGAAAAAAGGTTATATTGATGATAATAAGCTGAATGATACTATTATTAAGGTACTTGATTTGTTAAAAACAAGAAATGAAAAGTGGATTGATAACCTACCTATTTCATACAAAAATAACAGTTATAATTTTAAGAATGACGATAACAGTAAGAAAAATTTGTCATACCTAAAAAGTAAAGAATTTTTAGGTTATTTGGATATTGATAAAGATGATTCAGCCGATAACTTTATAGAAAAGTTAGCTGATAGATATGATTGTAAAAATATTAAAAATGAAGAAGAAAAAAGAAATGTAATTTCAGTTAGATTTAATATGGAAAAAAGTAATTTCTCAACTACTAACGACTATGTTTTAGCTGAAAATATTTCTAATGATATGATGCAGATTGTGTCAGAAAATACCCAGAGTATGTCAGGTGTTGAAGTAGATACAGAAGTTGAAAGAGTTTATAAGAACGGTACTTTAGCACCTCATATTGTAGGTACAGTCGGTAAAATAAATGAAGAAGAATATAACGAAAATAAGGGTTATGAACTTAATGACCTTATCGGTAAGTTTGGTATAGAAAAAGCCTTTGAAAGTGAACTTCGTGGTGAAGTTGGTAAGGCTTATGTGGAAAAAAATTCTAAAGGTAATGTTATCGGTACAGTAGAAACTGAAAATGCAAAACCCGGAAATACTGTTTGGCTAACTATTGACAGTGGTCTTCAAAAGGTAGCTTTGGAGTCTTTGGAATATAATATTAATCAGTGTCACAGTTTAGTTGCCAATGATTGTGTAGCCGGTGGTGTTGTTATGCTGAATGTTAAGGATTTTTCGGTTTTGGCAGCAGCATCATTCCCTACTTATGATATTTCTAAGTATAGTGACTATGACTACTACACTTCACTTTCTAATGATGAAACAACTCCACTTTACAGCAGAACCTTTGATGGTGCATTTGCACCTGGTTCGGTTTTTAAGCCTTGTGTTGCTTTAGCCGGTCTAGAGGAAGGTAAAATTACTAAAGATTCTGTAATAACTTGTACCCAAGATTATGACTACTACCCTACTGATATTGTTAAATGTATGGGTTATCATGGTGATACTTCGCTTAATAAAGCACTTGCAGTTTCTTGTAATTATTATTTTGCAGAAGTCGGCAGAAGATTAGGTATAAACACTATTTACAGTTATGCCGAGAAATTTGGTTTAGGTCTCCCTACAGGTGTGGAAATTAATGAAAGTACAGGTATCCTTGCCGGAAGAGATAGTAAAAGTTGGACTGCCGGTAATACTGTACAAGCTGCTATCGGTCAAAGTGATAATGCATTTACACCGGCACAACTTGCAACTTATGTTGCCACAATTGCTAATAACGGTACCAGACTGCAAACTCACTTAATGAAGAAAATTACTTCATATGACAGAAAAAAGACCATTAAAGAAAATAATGAAAGCAATGTAGAGGTTAAGTCAACACTAAAGGTAAATGAGGAAAACTTAAAGGCAGTACAAAAAGGTATGTGGAGTGTTTGTAACGAAAGTGACGGTACTGCCTATGATGTATTCAGTAATTACGGTGTAACTGTTGCCGGTAAAACAGGTACTGCTGAAAACAGTGGTACAGACCATACAGTATTTATGTGTTATGCTCCATATGAAAAACCTGAGGTTGCAATTGCTGTTGTAGTTGAACATGGTTCAATGAAAAAATATTCAACAGATGTTGCAAAAGCACTTCTTGATAAATATTTCTATAACAAAGACTATACTCCAAGTGAAGAGTAA
- the aspS gene encoding aspartate--tRNA ligase has translation MAEYMGELRRTHYCGDLRECNVGETVVVCGWVAKQRDLGQLIFIDLRDRTGVVQLAFNESTEKEIFDKAFSARAEFVLCAKGVVQERSSKNPDIKTGDIEVLVEDLRVLSKAQTPPFEIVDDCKTSEDVRLKYRYLDLRRKPLQDNIIMRSKIAKVARDYFYENGFIEIETPMLIKSTPEGARDYLVPSRVHKGSFYALPQSPQIYKQLLMLSGFDRYIQLARCFRDEDLRADRQPEFTQIDMELSFASMEEIMEINEGLFKRLFKDILGKNLETPFEKMTYADAMNRYGSDKPDVRFGMEICDVSDVVKDCGFGVFSGAVKNGGSVRCIVAKNSASVLTRKEVDKLTEYVKGIGAKGLAFIRWVDDEPSCGFKKFLTDEEFNSIISTCGAEKGDVVLFVADKNSVVLPTLGALRLKVAKKLDIIPDVFKFVWIVDFPFFEFDEESGEWVAMHHPFTMPKEECLQYLDTDKGKVVAKAYDLTLNGTELSSGSIRITDYELQQKMFKALKLTDEEIEAKFGFLVEAYKYGAPPHGGMGIGLDRIAMLLSGAESLRDVTAFPKVQNASELMSQSPAPVDQESLDVLGIEVVSE, from the coding sequence ATGGCAGAATATATGGGAGAACTTCGCCGTACCCATTATTGTGGCGATTTAAGAGAATGCAATGTAGGTGAAACAGTTGTTGTTTGTGGCTGGGTTGCAAAACAGAGAGATTTAGGACAGTTAATTTTCATTGACTTGCGTGACAGAACAGGTGTTGTTCAGTTAGCTTTTAATGAAAGTACAGAAAAAGAAATTTTTGACAAGGCTTTTTCTGCCAGAGCAGAATTTGTACTTTGTGCAAAAGGTGTAGTTCAGGAAAGAAGTTCTAAGAACCCTGACATAAAAACAGGTGATATTGAAGTTCTTGTTGAGGACTTGAGAGTTCTTTCAAAGGCTCAGACACCACCTTTTGAAATTGTTGATGACTGTAAGACAAGTGAAGATGTTAGACTAAAGTATCGTTACCTTGATTTAAGAAGAAAACCTTTACAAGATAACATTATTATGCGTTCCAAGATTGCAAAGGTTGCTCGTGACTATTTCTATGAAAACGGCTTTATTGAAATTGAAACACCAATGTTAATTAAGTCAACTCCTGAAGGTGCAAGAGATTACCTTGTTCCATCAAGAGTACATAAGGGTAGCTTCTATGCCCTACCTCAGTCACCACAGATTTATAAGCAGTTACTAATGCTTTCCGGTTTTGACAGATATATTCAACTTGCAAGATGCTTCAGAGATGAAGACTTAAGAGCTGACAGACAACCGGAATTTACACAGATTGATATGGAACTTTCATTTGCTTCTATGGAAGAAATTATGGAAATCAATGAAGGTTTATTTAAGAGATTGTTCAAGGATATTCTTGGCAAGAATTTGGAAACACCATTTGAAAAGATGACATATGCCGATGCTATGAACCGTTACGGTTCTGACAAGCCTGATGTTCGTTTCGGTATGGAAATTTGTGATGTTTCCGATGTTGTTAAGGATTGTGGTTTCGGAGTATTCTCCGGTGCAGTTAAGAACGGTGGTAGTGTTCGTTGTATCGTAGCAAAGAACTCTGCATCTGTATTAACAAGAAAAGAAGTAGATAAATTAACTGAATATGTTAAGGGTATCGGTGCTAAGGGTCTTGCATTTATCCGTTGGGTAGATGATGAACCATCTTGTGGCTTTAAGAAATTCTTAACAGATGAAGAATTTAATAGTATTATTAGCACTTGTGGTGCAGAAAAAGGTGATGTTGTACTATTTGTTGCAGATAAGAATTCTGTAGTACTTCCAACTTTAGGTGCATTAAGATTAAAAGTTGCTAAAAAACTGGATATTATTCCGGATGTATTTAAGTTTGTTTGGATTGTTGACTTCCCATTCTTTGAATTTGACGAAGAAAGTGGTGAATGGGTTGCAATGCACCATCCATTTACAATGCCTAAGGAAGAATGTTTGCAGTATCTTGATACTGATAAGGGCAAGGTTGTTGCTAAGGCTTATGACCTTACACTTAACGGTACAGAACTTTCATCAGGTTCAATCAGAATTACCGATTATGAACTTCAGCAAAAAATGTTTAAGGCACTAAAGCTTACTGATGAAGAAATTGAAGCTAAATTTGGTTTCTTAGTAGAAGCATATAAGTATGGTGCTCCACCACATGGTGGTATGGGTATCGGCCTTGACAGAATTGCAATGTTACTTTCCGGTGCTGAAAGCCTAAGAGATGTTACTGCATTCCCTAAGGTACAAAATGCCTCAGAACTAATGAGCCAAAGTCCTGCTCCGGTTGATCAGGAAAGTCTTGATGTTCTAGGTATTGAAGTGGTTTCGGAATAA
- a CDS encoding rod shape-determining protein produces the protein MFTKDIGIDLGTANTLVYMKGKGIVLREPSVVAVDVREDQVLAVGAQAKEMIGRTPGSIAAIRPLKDGVIADFEITAIMLKHFIRKVVHSNFFSRPRIVICIPSGVTQVEKRAVEDAARQAGGRDIELIEEPMAAAIGAGLPVGEPTGSMVLDIGGGTSEVAVISLGDIVAHNSVRVAGDKFDDAIMTYVKKKYGLTIGERTAEEVKINIGSAYPHENEKTMTIKGRNTVDGLPKDVTISAEEVRNALASPLATIIDGVIDTLEKTPPELSADIIDRGITLTGGGALLKGLDLLISRQTGMPVHIADRPLDCVADGAGKRLETVMPKDYYRDRRR, from the coding sequence ATGTTTACTAAAGACATTGGCATTGACCTAGGTACTGCTAATACTCTTGTTTATATGAAAGGAAAAGGAATTGTTCTTCGTGAACCTTCTGTTGTAGCAGTTGATGTTCGAGAGGATCAGGTTCTTGCAGTTGGTGCTCAAGCAAAAGAAATGATTGGCAGAACACCCGGCTCTATTGCTGCAATTAGACCATTAAAGGATGGTGTTATTGCCGACTTTGAAATAACTGCAATTATGCTAAAACACTTTATTAGGAAAGTTGTTCATAGCAATTTCTTTTCAAGACCAAGAATAGTTATCTGTATTCCAAGTGGTGTTACTCAAGTTGAGAAAAGAGCAGTTGAAGATGCTGCCCGTCAGGCCGGTGGCAGAGATATTGAGTTAATAGAAGAGCCTATGGCTGCTGCTATTGGTGCAGGTTTGCCTGTTGGTGAACCTACCGGCAGTATGGTACTTGATATTGGTGGTGGTACATCAGAAGTAGCAGTTATTTCCCTAGGTGATATTGTTGCCCACAATTCTGTAAGAGTTGCCGGTGATAAATTTGATGATGCAATTATGACCTATGTTAAGAAAAAGTATGGTTTGACTATTGGTGAAAGAACTGCTGAAGAAGTTAAAATTAATATTGGTTCAGCATATCCTCATGAAAATGAAAAGACTATGACAATAAAGGGTAGAAATACTGTTGATGGACTTCCTAAGGATGTTACTATCTCAGCAGAAGAAGTTAGAAATGCCTTAGCTTCACCACTTGCAACAATTATTGATGGTGTTATTGATACTTTGGAGAAAACACCACCGGAACTTTCTGCCGATATTATTGACAGGGGTATCACCTTAACAGGTGGTGGTGCTTTGCTAAAGGGTCTTGATTTATTAATCAGTAGACAAACAGGTATGCCGGTGCATATTGCAGACAGACCACTTGACTGTGTTGCTGACGGTGCAGGTAAAAGGCTGGAAACTGTAATGCCTAAGGATTATTATAGAGATAGAAGAAGATAA
- the mreD gene encoding rod shape-determining protein MreD, giving the protein MGERKYTFLKFFAYVIEIVIFYILEGVPNLFPEILQGKPLFLLPIALSIGFFEKEIPAMVYGIVCGSLIDFGVSSHFGFYTFSLAILCFFIGYIVENFFNLSLVFFLIVSVIAVPVLISLNFVFNYIVLGYSDYITYYVNHIVPIMIYTFIISPIFYGINKVIHNKFSVVK; this is encoded by the coding sequence ATGGGTGAAAGAAAATATACCTTTCTAAAGTTTTTTGCCTATGTAATAGAGATTGTAATTTTTTACATACTTGAAGGTGTACCAAACCTTTTTCCGGAAATATTGCAAGGAAAACCACTTTTCCTCTTGCCTATTGCTTTATCAATAGGATTTTTTGAAAAAGAAATTCCTGCTATGGTTTATGGTATAGTTTGTGGTAGTTTAATTGATTTTGGTGTAAGTAGTCACTTTGGATTTTATACTTTTAGTTTGGCAATACTTTGCTTTTTTATAGGTTATATTGTGGAAAACTTTTTTAATTTATCATTAGTTTTCTTTTTGATAGTCAGTGTTATTGCCGTACCTGTTCTTATAAGTTTAAACTTTGTATTTAATTATATTGTTTTAGGTTATAGTGATTATATTACTTATTATGTAAATCATATTGTGCCTATTATGATTTATACATTTATTATTTCACCGATTTTCTATGGTATTAATAAGGTGATTCATAATAAATTCAGTGTTGTAAAATAA
- the minD gene encoding septum site-determining protein MinD yields the protein MSQIIVLASGKGGTGKTTVTVNLAVALCNKGKKVLLIDCDCGMRGLDLMLGLDKNLVYDTSDVIAGNCFTEDAIYKYEPVDGLYLLPAPIDTDDEISPQVMKQFTDTIKDSYDYILIDSPAGIGSGFITAITPADRAIIVTNPEPTSVRGAVKVRQALLKHNVDNIRLVINRLNVKNFKELGVYQDLDEVVDKSETQLIGVVPDDYRLVSFSQTGKPNLNNSISKEVFDRIADRLTGKNLQLAFPKKF from the coding sequence ATGAGTCAGATTATTGTTTTAGCTTCCGGTAAGGGTGGTACAGGTAAAACAACTGTTACCGTTAACCTTGCAGTAGCTTTGTGTAATAAAGGAAAAAAAGTATTATTAATAGATTGTGACTGTGGAATGAGAGGTCTTGACCTAATGCTTGGTCTTGATAAGAACCTTGTCTATGACACCAGTGATGTTATTGCCGGAAACTGTTTTACAGAGGATGCTATCTATAAGTATGAACCGGTTGATGGTTTGTATCTGTTACCGGCACCAATCGACACAGATGATGAGATTTCACCACAGGTTATGAAACAGTTTACTGATACTATTAAGGATAGTTATGACTATATTTTGATTGACTCCCCAGCCGGTATCGGTAGTGGATTTATAACAGCAATTACACCTGCTGACAGAGCAATTATTGTTACTAACCCTGAACCTACAAGTGTTAGAGGTGCAGTAAAGGTTAGACAAGCATTGCTAAAACATAATGTTGATAATATTAGACTTGTTATCAATAGACTGAATGTTAAAAACTTTAAGGAACTTGGTGTTTATCAAGATTTAGATGAAGTTGTTGATAAAAGCGAAACACAACTTATCGGTGTTGTACCTGATGACTATAGACTTGTTAGCTTTAGTCAGACAGGTAAGCCAAACTTAAACAATTCTATTTCTAAAGAAGTTTTTGATAGAATTGCCGATAGATTAACAGGCAAGAATTTACAACTTGCCTTTCCTAAGAAGTTTTAA
- a CDS encoding Ig-like domain-containing protein, with product MKKSVSLLLTVLMAMSIITVAATSVSAAETAKVNNQNCYVGQKVVYTYFLQAPGKAEDFQGHLEYTDGLKLEKVELSDVTGVMADGQKGVMVNTAISNNVYYSGVNINEGYDYTTKSAFITAEFSIEKSGDQTVANKLEILSGSNGTQYVEDYKAIEGVQSSEETTVQAVDAESVKLDVTAKTVYTGSKFTLKATVTPELAAATNDVEWSSSNETIATVDNGVVTAKKAGSAVITAKVGAVSATCKVTVRQHVTSVKLNATSKTLYNGKATTLKATVYPSNASVKTVTWKTSNSKVATVNAKGVVTAKKPGYAYITVTTKDSNKTARCKITVKAQKATKVTVNVKKSVSLQKKGKSVNIKATVTPSNTYNKTITVSNSNKKAVKISATKITSGKTVKVTALKKGSSNIKFTAADGSRKSTTVKVTVKK from the coding sequence ATGAAAAAGTCAGTATCTTTGCTACTAACAGTTTTAATGGCAATGTCTATTATCACTGTAGCAGCAACATCAGTTTCAGCAGCTGAAACTGCAAAGGTAAATAATCAAAACTGCTATGTTGGACAGAAAGTAGTTTATACTTACTTCCTACAAGCTCCGGGTAAGGCAGAAGACTTCCAAGGTCATCTGGAATATACAGATGGTCTAAAGTTAGAAAAGGTTGAACTTTCTGATGTTACCGGTGTAATGGCAGACGGTCAAAAGGGTGTTATGGTTAACACAGCAATTAGTAACAATGTTTACTACAGTGGTGTTAACATCAACGAAGGTTATGACTACACTACTAAGTCAGCTTTCATCACAGCAGAATTTTCAATTGAAAAGTCAGGTGACCAGACAGTAGCTAATAAGCTAGAAATTCTTTCAGGTTCAAATGGCACACAGTATGTTGAAGATTACAAGGCAATTGAAGGTGTTCAGTCTTCAGAAGAAACAACTGTACAGGCTGTTGACGCTGAAAGCGTTAAGCTTGATGTAACTGCAAAGACAGTTTACACAGGTTCTAAGTTTACTCTAAAGGCTACAGTAACTCCTGAACTTGCTGCTGCAACTAATGATGTAGAATGGTCTTCATCAAATGAAACAATTGCAACAGTTGACAACGGTGTTGTAACAGCTAAGAAAGCCGGTTCAGCAGTTATCACTGCAAAGGTTGGTGCAGTTTCTGCAACATGTAAGGTTACAGTTAGACAGCATGTAACAAGTGTTAAGCTAAATGCAACAAGCAAAACTCTTTACAATGGTAAGGCAACAACTCTAAAGGCAACTGTTTATCCATCAAATGCTTCTGTTAAGACAGTAACATGGAAAACATCAAATAGCAAAGTTGCTACAGTAAATGCAAAGGGTGTTGTAACAGCTAAGAAGCCTGGTTATGCTTACATTACAGTAACAACTAAGGATTCTAACAAGACTGCAAGATGCAAGATTACTGTTAAGGCTCAGAAGGCTACAAAGGTAACAGTAAATGTTAAGAAGTCAGTTTCTCTACAGAAGAAGGGTAAATCAGTAAATATTAAAGCAACAGTTACTCCTTCAAATACATATAACAAGACAATCACTGTTTCAAACTCAAACAAGAAAGCTGTTAAGATTTCAGCAACAAAGATTACTTCAGGCAAGACAGTTAAGGTAACTGCTCTTAAGAAGGGTTCTTCAAACATTAAGTTTACTGCTGCTGACGGTTCAAGAAAGTCAACTACAGTAAAGGTAACAGTTAAGAAGTAA
- the mreC gene encoding rod shape-determining protein MreC, with translation MREIFRTKSFKILIITVVVLALCTISSTAFGTNIISSAVGYITTGMQRVSATVTENKGKKTYSELLAENEELKKEIATLRTQLADYSDTKVENARLWKFYGLKKSDDSYDFVPSTVIRRDSQSKFYSFTIDRGTSDKISVNDPVVSENGLVGYVNSVSRNHSTVTTILSPDLSAGGFDVKSKDKGLISGDPEYSDKGLVTFKKLEENNKIKVGDQISTTGVGGVYPKNISIGKVKEIKYNDFDTSLYAVVEPYENVKTVFDVVVITSFKGQGEVSAKED, from the coding sequence ATGAGAGAAATTTTCAGAACAAAAAGTTTTAAAATTTTAATAATAACTGTAGTTGTGTTGGCACTTTGCACTATTTCTTCAACTGCATTTGGTACAAATATTATTTCCTCAGCAGTGGGATATATAACTACCGGTATGCAGAGAGTTTCTGCCACTGTAACAGAAAATAAGGGTAAAAAGACCTATAGTGAGTTGTTGGCAGAAAATGAAGAACTAAAGAAAGAAATTGCCACTTTAAGAACTCAACTTGCCGATTATAGCGACACTAAGGTTGAAAATGCCAGACTGTGGAAATTCTATGGCTTAAAGAAAAGTGATGACAGTTACGACTTTGTACCATCAACAGTTATAAGAAGGGATAGCCAAAGTAAATTCTATTCTTTCACAATTGACAGAGGTACTAGTGACAAAATTAGTGTTAATGACCCTGTAGTTTCTGAAAATGGACTGGTTGGTTATGTAAACAGTGTTAGCAGAAACCACAGTACAGTAACTACTATACTTTCACCGGACCTTTCTGCCGGTGGTTTTGATGTGAAAAGTAAGGATAAAGGCTTAATTTCCGGTGACCCTGAATATAGCGACAAAGGACTTGTTACTTTTAAGAAATTAGAAGAAAATAACAAAATAAAAGTAGGTGACCAAATCTCTACAACAGGTGTTGGTGGAGTATATCCTAAGAATATTTCAATTGGTAAAGTAAAAGAAATAAAGTACAATGACTTTGATACTTCTCTTTATGCAGTAGTTGAACCTTATGAAAATGTAAAAACCGTTTTTGATGTAGTGGTTATTACTTCTTTTAAGGGTCAAGGTGAAGTTTCTGCTAAGGAGGATTAG
- the hisS gene encoding histidine--tRNA ligase, with the protein MGDIIRKIKGTEDIMPKDVYKWQFVEDIMRQQAESFGYKEVRTPVFEQTSLFSRGVGETTDVVQKEMYTFSTKGDASITLRPEGTAGAARAFLEHGVQNDGLPSKQYYLTTCYRYEKPQAGRQREFHQFGMEVFGTQNPAADAEVICLANGLFERLGLSNIRLEINSIGCPKCRSEYHKKLKEYFSNYKDQLCETCLGRLDRNPMRIIDCKSPICSGIAKDAPKVIDFLCDECKEHFESVKSYLDVAGVKYEVNPSIVRGLDYYTKTVFEFVSDNIGAQGTVCGGGRYDGLIEELGGQHTPSLGCAMGIERLLLLMENSGVEIPKPETCDLYVASMGEKAQLKAFSIVEEVRKSGLFAQSDIVGRGLRPQMKFADKIGAKFSVVIGDNEIEENKAEVKNMETGEKTAVSLDDFVSDFQDVLIDAETKKIAEM; encoded by the coding sequence ATGGGAGATATTATTAGAAAGATTAAAGGTACAGAAGACATTATGCCTAAGGATGTTTACAAGTGGCAATTTGTAGAAGATATTATGCGTCAACAGGCTGAGTCTTTTGGTTACAAAGAGGTTCGTACACCTGTTTTTGAACAGACTTCTCTATTCTCAAGAGGTGTTGGTGAAACAACTGATGTTGTTCAAAAAGAAATGTACACATTTTCAACTAAGGGTGACGCAAGTATTACACTTCGCCCTGAAGGTACTGCCGGTGCAGCCAGAGCATTCCTTGAACATGGTGTTCAAAATGACGGTTTACCATCAAAGCAGTATTACCTAACTACTTGTTATAGATACGAAAAGCCTCAGGCAGGTAGACAGAGAGAATTCCACCAGTTTGGTATGGAAGTTTTCGGTACACAAAACCCTGCAGCTGATGCAGAAGTTATTTGCCTTGCAAACGGACTATTTGAAAGATTGGGTCTATCAAATATCAGACTTGAAATTAACTCAATCGGTTGTCCAAAGTGTAGATCAGAATATCACAAAAAGTTAAAAGAATATTTTTCTAATTACAAAGATCAGTTGTGTGAAACTTGTCTTGGCAGATTAGACAGAAACCCTATGCGTATTATTGACTGTAAAAGTCCTATTTGCAGTGGTATTGCTAAGGATGCCCCTAAGGTGATTGATTTTCTTTGTGACGAATGTAAAGAACACTTTGAAAGCGTTAAGTCTTATCTTGATGTTGCAGGTGTTAAGTATGAAGTTAATCCATCAATCGTAAGAGGTCTTGATTATTATACAAAGACAGTTTTTGAATTTGTTTCAGATAATATCGGTGCACAAGGTACAGTTTGTGGTGGTGGACGATATGACGGCTTAATTGAAGAATTAGGTGGTCAGCACACTCCTTCACTTGGTTGTGCAATGGGTATTGAAAGACTACTGTTGTTAATGGAAAACAGTGGTGTTGAAATTCCTAAGCCTGAAACTTGTGACTTATATGTTGCATCAATGGGAGAAAAAGCTCAGCTAAAGGCTTTCTCAATTGTAGAAGAAGTTAGAAAGTCCGGACTATTTGCTCAGAGCGATATTGTTGGCAGAGGTCTTCGTCCACAGATGAAGTTTGCTGACAAAATCGGTGCTAAGTTCTCAGTTGTTATTGGTGACAACGAAATTGAAGAAAATAAAGCAGAAGTTAAAAATATGGAAACAGGAGAAAAAACTGCTGTTTCATTAGATGACTTTGTTTCAGATTTTCAGGATGTACTTATTGATGCTGAAACAAAGAAAATAGCAGAGATGTAA